A stretch of DNA from Bacteroidales bacterium:
AGCGGCTGACTTTGCAGTGCTTGCAGGTACAGGAATCAGTTTTGCTGCGCCTATGAATGAGATTAACGACCTGGACATTGGATTATATCCGGGCTTCCTGTCTTCAATTACAGGACTTGAGAATTTGACTTTAAACAATGGGCAGGTTTTAGCTGCCGATCAGGATCCGGGGAATGTTCTTCCACAGGCCAAAATCGACTTACGTAACGCATATCTTTTCGCTGCTGCTTCAACTGTGCCGGCACCTGCTACAGTATCAGGCAACCAGGGTGGCAGTACACTTGCACCCGGGATTTATAAATCAACATCTACCCTATCAGTTGATGGTACACCTTTAACGCTTGATGCTGGCGGCAATGAGAATGCTGTCTGGATATTTCAGATTGCATCCGGCCTTACCACTACCGTGGGTGGCGACATTGTCCTCGCTGGCGGCGCCAAGGCTAATAATGTGTATTGGCAGGTTGGTTCTTCAGCCACAATCGGGAACGATACAGATTTTAAAGGCAATATATTGGCCCTTGTTTCAATTACAATGAATACCGGTTCAACATTAGATGGCAGAGCGCTTGCAAGAAACGGAGCCGTAACATTTGCCGGCGGCAGCACAATGAACAAACCAGAAGAATCTGCTACTGTATCCGGAGATCTTTTAATCACAAAAACCGCCGACCCACAAACCTTCTCCGCACTCAATGATCAGGTAGACTATGATATCGTGGTTGAAAACATCGGTTCTGTCGCAGTGGACAATATCACTGTTGATGATGACCTTACTTCATCATCATGGCTCATTGCATCACTTGACCCCGGGTCAAGCAATACTTTTACAACATCTTATAACATCACAGCAGCAGACCTTCAAAACGGTTTTGTTGCAAATATTGCTACTGCTGAAGCAGTTGATATTCTTGTAAGCGCCTATGAAGTCGTCACAAAAGAAGGGCTGTTAATTACCAAAGTTGCCACCCCCAAAAAGTACTCTGTAATCGGACAGCTTATTGCTTATGATATTGTGCTCGAAAATAATGGTGGTACTACATTGGAAAATATAACAGTAAGTGATGACCTTACCGGTGATGATTGGATTATTTCTTTGGCTCCGGGACAAAGCCAGATACTGCAAACATCTTATTCGATCCTTGAGGCTGATATGATTAATGGTTCAGTAGAAAATATCGCTATCGCTG
This window harbors:
- a CDS encoding DUF3494 domain-containing protein, whose translation is MKKLRHLALTTMLCITIPAVNFGQIAPDLKSAADFAVLAGTGISFAAPMNEINDLDIGLYPGFLSSITGLENLTLNNGQVLAADQDPGNVLPQAKIDLRNAYLFAAASTVPAPATVSGNQGGSTLAPGIYKSTSTLSVDGTPLTLDAGGNENAVWIFQIASGLTTTVGGDIVLAGGAKANNVYWQVGSSATIGNDTDFKGNILALVSITMNTGSTLDGRALARNGAVTFAGGSTMNKPEESATVSGDLLITKTADPQTFSALNDQVDYDIVVENIGSVAVDNITVDDDLTSSSWLIASLDPGSSNTFTTSYNITAADLQNGFVANIATAEAVDILVSAYEVVTKEGLLITKVATPKKYSVIGQLIAYDIVLENNGGTTLENITVSDDLTGDDWIISLAPGQSQILQTSYSILEADMINGSVENIAIAVVGGMSISDTELVLLEEDPPAVPVSRWALFLTIGLISIFMIIFYRRL